One Helicobacter sp. MIT 05-5293 genomic region harbors:
- a CDS encoding FkbM family methyltransferase — protein sequence MAKMGYQVLQYDASIKKAPDTHKNMIFHRKFVGTIRDHQTITFEDIMQQYSFDEKAHNILQIDIEGAEWEILEKLDFSIFEKYFSQIILEFHDCDPRKSLQAQRHISILEKFRHAFQPIHLHYNPCHYHVYVKDRFMSSLLEVSYARKDLLPKTFILRNECGDIPNLDYPNHEWLLNIPILFE from the coding sequence ATGGCAAAGATGGGCTATCAAGTCTTGCAATATGATGCAAGTATAAAAAAAGCTCCAGATACACATAAGAATATGATTTTTCATAGAAAATTTGTCGGGACAATAAGAGATCATCAAACCATTACTTTTGAAGATATTATGCAGCAATACAGCTTTGATGAAAAAGCCCATAATATATTACAAATAGACATTGAGGGTGCGGAGTGGGAGATACTTGAAAAACTTGATTTTAGCATATTTGAAAAATATTTTTCACAAATTATTCTTGAGTTTCACGACTGCGACCCTAGAAAATCACTACAAGCACAAAGACATATCTCCATACTAGAGAAGTTTCGCCATGCTTTTCAGCCAATACACTTGCATTATAATCCATGTCATTATCATGTTTATGTAAAAGATCGTTTTATGTCAAGTCTGCTTGAAGTGAGCTATGCGAGAAAAGACTTACTACCAAAGACTTTTATACTACGAAATGAATGCGGTGATATACCAAACCTTGATTATCCAAATCACGAATGGTTGCTGAATATCCCCATTTTATTTGAATAA
- a CDS encoding ATP-binding protein, which translates to MHHYLDFINAKDLEKNAIFGYLKCDVQEGRILQIMAQSLLEGEIDFCVNTLLSKVFPHAKGDLLTQNEVNLSYLPKIRNLIELGWIAQSSFLQHRIGEISLLELYNDNICLTHTFLKLLEDGTLNIDLPEITPYEDHLEYLKDQFAVIDILQKMSALKFAQKINSAALSRASYRLKLLEDTISARLNLTQKDISIISLCKEYALENKEQIIFFALLKEEYSGSDENLRDMNHLLELVSQDEYDKIKHRVLLDENSKLVQKGLVDYDELLSPFGGISRTFFIPENILQMIIHPTKKKKRIKISLDSIIKEQEVFELLEPKYDMSEIILDRQTREILENLLSQMDSNVVRLLKLWGIKDKKRGIDAKILFYGAPGTGKTISALALAKSLKKQILSFDCSKILSMYVGESEKNVRKIFDNYQEICKKIKNEPILLLDEADQFLSTRNTGGHSVDKMHNQMQNIFLEQIERFEGILIATTNLLETFDSAFSRRFNYKIQFKRPHFEQRVELWDKLLPQNAEFKALQRMELAKNLAQYDLSGGQINLVIKNTAYKVATKTKPIFTQEDFIKAIKDELSGNFDGTKSMGFGR; encoded by the coding sequence ATGCACCATTATTTGGATTTTATCAATGCTAAAGACTTGGAGAAAAATGCTATTTTTGGCTATTTGAAATGCGATGTGCAAGAGGGTAGAATCTTGCAAATAATGGCTCAATCTCTGCTTGAGGGGGAAATAGATTTTTGCGTAAATACCTTGCTTTCAAAGGTTTTCCCACACGCAAAGGGCGATTTGCTCACACAAAATGAAGTTAATCTCTCCTATTTGCCTAAGATTAGGAATCTTATTGAGCTTGGTTGGATTGCGCAAAGCTCATTTTTACAGCATAGAATCGGTGAGATTTCGTTGCTTGAATTGTATAATGATAATATTTGCCTAACCCATACTTTTTTGAAACTCCTTGAGGATGGCACACTTAATATTGATTTACCTGAAATCACACCTTATGAGGATCATTTAGAGTATCTCAAAGACCAGTTTGCTGTGATTGATATTTTGCAAAAGATGAGTGCGCTAAAATTTGCTCAAAAAATCAATTCCGCCGCACTCTCACGCGCAAGCTATCGTTTGAAACTCCTTGAAGACACGATAAGCGCGCGTTTAAATCTCACACAAAAAGATATTAGTATTATCTCTTTATGTAAAGAATACGCACTTGAAAATAAAGAGCAAATCATTTTTTTCGCTTTGTTGAAAGAGGAATATTCTGGGAGTGATGAGAATCTGCGCGATATGAATCATCTTTTAGAGCTTGTCAGTCAAGATGAATACGACAAAATCAAGCACCGCGTCTTGCTTGATGAAAATTCAAAACTTGTGCAAAAGGGATTGGTTGATTATGATGAGTTGCTTAGTCCTTTTGGGGGAATCTCACGCACATTTTTTATTCCCGAAAATATTTTGCAAATGATCATTCACCCCACTAAAAAGAAAAAACGCATTAAGATTAGCCTTGATAGCATTATCAAGGAGCAAGAAGTGTTTGAGCTTTTAGAGCCTAAATACGATATGAGCGAGATTATCCTTGATCGTCAAACGCGTGAAATTTTAGAGAATCTCCTCTCGCAAATGGATAGTAATGTCGTGCGCTTACTCAAACTCTGGGGGATTAAAGACAAAAAAAGAGGCATTGATGCGAAGATTCTCTTTTATGGTGCGCCCGGCACAGGCAAGACAATCAGCGCGCTTGCACTCGCAAAAAGTCTTAAAAAGCAGATTCTTAGTTTTGATTGCTCAAAAATTCTCTCTATGTATGTTGGAGAATCTGAAAAAAATGTCCGCAAGATTTTTGATAATTATCAAGAGATTTGCAAAAAAATCAAAAACGAACCTATCTTACTGCTTGATGAGGCGGATCAGTTTCTTAGCACGCGCAATACAGGTGGTCATAGCGTAGATAAAATGCACAATCAAATGCAAAATATTTTCCTAGAACAAATTGAGCGATTTGAGGGAATCTTGATTGCTACGACAAATCTTCTTGAGACTTTTGATAGCGCATTTTCACGGCGATTTAATTATAAGATTCAGTTTAAGCGTCCGCATTTTGAGCAGCGCGTGGAGCTTTGGGATAAACTTTTGCCACAAAATGCAGAATTTAAGGCACTCCAAAGAATGGAGCTTGCTAAGAATCTCGCACAATACGACCTTAGCGGAGGACAGATTAATCTTGTGATAAAAAACACCGCTTACAAAGTCGCGACTAAAACTAAGCCGATTTTTACTCAAGAAGATTTCATCAAGGCGATTAAGGACGAATTGAGTGGGAATTTTGATGGCACAAAGAGTATGGGCTTTGGAAGATGA
- a CDS encoding extracellular solute-binding protein has product MIKALFVKHLWQILCGFAFCITQVWGVQDSTYALSIDGSPKYPINFTHFDYANPNASKGGSLKGFSLGTFDSLNPFVQKNNPAAELTTLLYNTLTIQSLDEPFSEYGLIADSITLAKDYSFVIFHINPKAKFADGVSVSAQDVKFSFETLLNRGKIEYKRYYADVQSVEILNPQEVKFTFKTNTNKELPLILGQLPILPQHFYMRNGENTFGQNLLEIPLGSGAYRIKKFEVGRSITYERNPEYWAKDHPTQKGMYNFDEVVIEYYKDPAVAQNAFMAGEYDWRIETSAKVWASDYQGAALQSGKIIQKAFRHQLPSTFQGFFFNTRKSPFDNIKVREALLYAFDFEWSNQNLFFNQYTRTTNIFNNSPFASSRIPTGREKEILLSYKDSLKDERILSQEYIIPRTDGRIKVGENKRENLKYARDLLQQAGYHIRNGVLVNQANEPLEFEILISYEGFERLCLPFAQNLQKLGIKATIKNVDNSQYINRVRNFQYDMVIELLGQSLFPGNEQNYYWGSFVANTAGSKNFAGVSDPVVDDLVARLIVAQDSDERNAIGRALDRILLWGFYAIPHFNVQTFRIAYWDKIAMPKDSPPYGIDPYLWWAKAQ; this is encoded by the coding sequence TTGATAAAAGCTCTGTTTGTAAAGCATCTGTGGCAGATTCTGTGTGGGTTTGCCTTTTGTATCACGCAAGTTTGGGGTGTGCAGGATTCTACTTATGCACTAAGTATTGATGGCTCGCCCAAATATCCTATAAATTTCACACATTTTGATTATGCTAATCCTAACGCATCTAAAGGCGGGAGTCTTAAGGGATTCTCACTAGGGACTTTTGATAGTCTCAATCCTTTCGTGCAGAAAAACAATCCCGCCGCAGAACTCACGACACTTCTTTATAATACACTTACTATTCAAAGCCTTGATGAGCCTTTTAGTGAATATGGGTTGATTGCAGATTCTATTACTTTGGCAAAGGATTATTCATTTGTGATTTTTCATATTAATCCTAAGGCAAAATTTGCTGATGGCGTGAGTGTGAGCGCACAAGATGTAAAGTTTAGCTTTGAGACGCTTTTAAATCGTGGCAAAATTGAATACAAGCGTTATTATGCTGATGTCCAATCTGTCGAGATTCTGAATCCTCAAGAAGTCAAATTTACCTTCAAAACTAATACAAATAAAGAACTCCCCTTGATTCTGGGACAATTACCCATTTTACCGCAACATTTTTATATGCGTAATGGCGAGAATACTTTTGGTCAGAATCTATTAGAAATCCCTCTAGGAAGCGGCGCGTATCGGATTAAAAAGTTTGAAGTAGGGCGCAGTATCACCTATGAGCGCAATCCTGAATATTGGGCGAAAGATCACCCGACACAAAAGGGAATGTATAATTTTGATGAAGTTGTGATTGAATATTACAAAGATCCTGCAGTGGCGCAAAATGCTTTTATGGCGGGTGAGTATGATTGGCGGATTGAGACAAGTGCGAAAGTATGGGCGAGTGATTATCAAGGTGCGGCATTGCAAAGCGGCAAGATTATCCAAAAAGCCTTTAGACATCAGCTCCCTAGCACTTTTCAAGGATTTTTCTTTAATACTCGTAAAAGCCCTTTTGATAATATCAAAGTGCGCGAAGCTTTGTTGTATGCTTTTGATTTTGAATGGAGCAATCAGAATCTGTTTTTTAACCAATACACACGCACGACTAATATTTTTAATAATTCTCCTTTTGCGTCATCGAGAATCCCAACAGGCAGAGAAAAAGAAATACTCCTTAGCTATAAAGATTCTCTCAAAGATGAGCGAATATTATCGCAAGAATATATCATTCCACGCACTGATGGGCGTATCAAAGTAGGGGAAAACAAGCGAGAAAATCTCAAATACGCAAGGGATTTGTTGCAACAAGCAGGTTATCATATCCGTAATGGTGTGTTAGTCAATCAAGCGAATGAGCCTTTAGAATTTGAGATTCTCATTTCATACGAGGGATTTGAGCGGCTTTGTTTGCCTTTTGCACAGAATCTCCAAAAGCTTGGTATCAAAGCGACAATCAAGAATGTTGATAATTCACAATATATTAATCGTGTGAGAAATTTTCAATACGATATGGTGATTGAGCTTTTGGGGCAAAGTCTTTTTCCGGGTAATGAGCAAAATTACTATTGGGGGTCGTTTGTCGCAAATACAGCAGGAAGTAAGAATTTTGCGGGGGTGAGTGATCCTGTGGTCGATGATCTTGTCGCAAGGCTCATTGTCGCGCAAGATTCAGATGAAAGAAATGCCATAGGCAGGGCATTGGATAGAATCTTATTGTGGGGATTTTATGCAATCCCGCATTTTAATGTCCAAACTTTCCGCATAGCGTATTGGGATAAAATCGCTATGCCTAAAGATTCACCCCCTTATGGAATCGATCCTTACTTATGGTGGGCAAAGGCTCAATGA